A single window of Paenibacillus sp. FSL H8-0537 DNA harbors:
- a CDS encoding MFS transporter — translation MKQASLLQDKKQRKLLFSAGLSWMFDAMDVGMLSFIVAALSVEWGLGTEQIGQLTAINSIGMAVGAAAAGALADRYGRRTILLWTLLIFSAASGLSALAGTFTVLCLLRFVGGFGLGGELPVASTLVSESVPVKDRGRAIVLLESFWAGGWIVAALVSYFVIPAYGWRAAFIIGAVPALYALYLRRAIEDSPRYVAQKGKVLPLRQRLAAIWSPKHRRSTIMLWLLWLTVVFSYYGMFLWLPTVMVLKGFGLVKSFQYVLLITLAQLPGYFTAAYFIEKLGRKFVLVTYLLLTAVSAIWFGSATTEGMLLAAGACLSFFNLGAWGAMYAYTPEQYPTAVRATGAGFAASFGRIGGIIGPYMVGMLVAGGTSIQTVFIIFFVAIVCGALAVAFLGKETKGIDPDL, via the coding sequence ATGAAACAGGCATCATTGCTGCAAGACAAAAAACAACGCAAATTGCTGTTCAGCGCCGGACTTAGCTGGATGTTCGACGCCATGGACGTTGGCATGCTGTCCTTTATCGTAGCTGCGCTAAGCGTAGAGTGGGGGCTTGGCACCGAGCAGATCGGACAGCTGACTGCGATTAATTCCATCGGTATGGCGGTGGGCGCGGCAGCGGCAGGGGCGCTGGCGGATCGCTACGGACGCCGCACGATATTGCTGTGGACGCTGCTCATTTTCTCGGCGGCGAGTGGCTTGTCGGCGCTGGCGGGCACCTTTACCGTGCTGTGCCTCTTGCGTTTTGTTGGCGGCTTTGGACTTGGAGGCGAGCTGCCCGTCGCTTCGACACTCGTATCTGAGTCGGTTCCCGTTAAGGATAGAGGGAGAGCGATTGTGCTTCTGGAAAGCTTCTGGGCAGGCGGCTGGATTGTCGCCGCGCTCGTCTCTTATTTTGTTATTCCGGCTTATGGCTGGAGAGCAGCATTTATTATTGGAGCGGTTCCGGCGCTGTATGCGCTGTATCTGCGAAGAGCGATTGAGGATTCACCGCGTTATGTGGCGCAAAAGGGGAAGGTTTTGCCGCTGCGCCAGCGGCTGGCTGCGATATGGTCACCGAAGCATCGCCGCTCGACCATTATGCTGTGGCTGCTGTGGTTGACAGTCGTCTTCTCGTATTACGGCATGTTTCTGTGGCTGCCGACCGTGATGGTGCTGAAGGGCTTCGGGTTGGTCAAAAGCTTTCAATATGTGCTGCTCATTACACTGGCGCAGCTTCCGGGCTATTTTACAGCGGCCTATTTCATCGAGAAGCTGGGACGTAAATTTGTGCTTGTCACCTATTTGCTGCTGACGGCGGTAAGTGCCATCTGGTTCGGCAGCGCGACGACAGAAGGCATGCTGCTTGCTGCCGGAGCTTGCCTATCTTTCTTCAACCTTGGCGCTTGGGGAGCGATGTATGCTTACACGCCGGAGCAATATCCGACGGCGGTTCGTGCAACGGGTGCAGGCTTTGCCGCTTCCTTTGGCCGGATTGGGGGCATCATTGGCCCTTACATGGTGGGGATGCTCGTGGCAGGCGGCACATCGATTCAAACGGTGTTCATTATTTTCTTTGTAGCGATCGTATGCGGTGCGCTGGCGGTTGCTTTTCTAGGTAAAGAAACAAAAGGGATTGATCCTGACCTTTAA
- a CDS encoding aldo/keto reductase family protein, with protein sequence MKYRRVGSSGIKVSEIGLGSWLTYGTATEQKAADACIQQAFESGINFFDTSNAYNRGEGERALGSALRPFERASYVLSTKVFFNMGDGPNDGGLSRKHIMEQCDASLKRLGTDYIDIYFCHRYDQNAPLEETLRALDDLTAQGKILYSAVSEWSAAQIADATGIAKRLNLRPLISNQPIYNMFERYIEQEVIPVSEREGIGQIVFSPLAQGILTGKYRKGQQLPTDSRAANDSINHVLKSYLRDDVLDCVEQLDGLASQLGVSISQLALAWVLRLPGISSALIGASRPQQIVENVKAVELELSEDVVQEIEGILEQVKHFAPLR encoded by the coding sequence ATGAAATACAGACGCGTTGGTTCAAGCGGCATTAAAGTAAGCGAAATCGGTCTTGGAAGCTGGCTCACCTACGGCACAGCTACCGAGCAGAAAGCGGCTGACGCTTGCATTCAGCAAGCCTTTGAAAGCGGCATCAACTTCTTCGACACTTCCAATGCCTATAATCGCGGCGAAGGCGAGCGGGCGCTCGGCAGCGCCCTGCGTCCATTCGAGCGCGCAAGCTATGTGCTTTCGACGAAGGTCTTCTTCAATATGGGTGACGGCCCCAATGACGGCGGCTTATCGCGCAAGCATATTATGGAGCAGTGCGATGCCAGCTTGAAACGTCTCGGTACGGATTATATTGATATTTATTTTTGCCATCGCTATGATCAGAATGCTCCGCTGGAAGAGACGCTGCGGGCGCTGGATGATTTGACGGCACAGGGCAAAATTTTGTATTCCGCTGTCAGCGAATGGAGCGCCGCTCAAATCGCCGATGCGACCGGCATTGCGAAGCGGCTGAACCTGCGTCCGCTCATTTCCAACCAGCCAATCTACAATATGTTTGAGCGATATATCGAGCAGGAAGTCATCCCTGTCAGCGAGCGGGAAGGCATTGGCCAGATCGTCTTTTCGCCGCTGGCACAAGGCATTCTGACCGGAAAATACAGAAAAGGCCAGCAATTGCCTACAGATAGCCGCGCTGCCAATGATTCGATCAACCATGTGCTGAAAAGCTATTTAAGGGACGATGTCCTTGACTGCGTAGAACAGCTGGACGGGCTGGCTAGCCAGCTTGGCGTCTCCATTTCCCAGCTCGCGCTGGCATGGGTGCTGCGCTTGCCGGGCATCAGCTCCGCGCTAATTGGCGCGAGCCGTCCGCAGCAAATCGTCGAAAACGTCAAAGCTGTCGAGCTGGAGCTTTCAGAAGATGTCGTCCAAGAAATTGAAGGCATTTTGGAGCAAGTGAAGCATTTCGCGCCGCTTAGATAA
- a CDS encoding XRE family transcriptional regulator yields MSLGKRIRLIRMEQKRTQEEIAKQCGFTKSLLSKIENDLSAPPVATLMKIAGALGVRVSDLIEEQSANATVFNSSLQYSDKDSWLRTDRGYSFYAFASERRDKLVQPYLITARKGEVKPHGFSHEGEEFIYMISGEMTYKVGATEYSLHPGDTLYFNSLEEHLLCPVSDEVTYMAIFTQKSLEQ; encoded by the coding sequence ATGAGCCTCGGCAAAAGAATCCGGCTGATCCGCATGGAACAGAAGCGGACGCAGGAAGAAATCGCAAAACAGTGCGGCTTTACGAAGAGCCTCCTGTCCAAAATTGAAAACGATCTATCCGCTCCTCCGGTGGCGACACTGATGAAAATTGCCGGAGCTTTAGGCGTCCGGGTGTCCGACCTGATTGAAGAGCAGAGCGCCAATGCGACCGTATTCAATTCTAGCCTGCAGTACAGCGATAAAGACAGCTGGCTACGGACAGACAGAGGGTATTCCTTCTACGCGTTTGCCAGCGAACGCAGAGACAAGCTGGTCCAGCCTTATTTGATTACGGCCCGCAAAGGCGAGGTCAAGCCGCACGGCTTCTCCCATGAGGGCGAGGAATTTATTTATATGATCAGCGGCGAGATGACATATAAGGTTGGTGCGACTGAATATTCGCTGCATCCGGGGGATACGCTTTATTTCAATTCGCTGGAGGAGCATCTCCTCTGCCCCGTATCGGACGAAGTGACGTACATGGCTATCTTTACGCAAAAATCACTGGAGCAATAA
- a CDS encoding cupin domain-containing protein, translating to MVKAADLNEEQHVLDMGWGKIAWLYGQEIDPEGQMTFGQVYINAGQENGRHRHPNCEEIIFVLSGECDHSLGDEMYHLKPGMALRIPQNVLHHAKVTSWEPCRMIIAYSAVDRETVGE from the coding sequence ATGGTTAAAGCGGCGGATTTAAATGAGGAGCAGCACGTGCTGGATATGGGCTGGGGCAAAATAGCATGGTTATATGGACAAGAAATCGATCCTGAGGGCCAAATGACATTTGGGCAGGTTTACATTAATGCAGGTCAGGAAAATGGACGCCATCGGCATCCGAACTGTGAGGAAATTATTTTTGTGCTGTCAGGCGAATGCGATCATTCGCTAGGGGATGAAATGTATCATTTGAAGCCAGGCATGGCACTGCGTATTCCGCAAAATGTGCTGCATCATGCCAAGGTAACGAGCTGGGAGCCGTGCCGGATGATCATTGCGTATTCCGCAGTCGATCGGGAAACGGTGGGCGAGTAG
- a CDS encoding TIM barrel protein encodes MGIRYAFSRPTAGTAEEEALIHGYQAAGYEGLQLKWNQYMPHVEEPERFIERWGQRPGLASALITGGTLLSDDSKEELRRIFRFGKQVGTELIVYCHSVPRTGLDKEAIAGFARLFAELGKEAQSSGLKLSLHHHYDQPVMHRADFDTFFSELRPEDGVGLTVDTAHMVKSGITDVAEVIRSFAPFINNFHMKDFAAGEYRILGEGSIDFQPIMTEVQRIGYEGWMSADEESGGEIVMGMQQCLPFMKSGMGRVAE; translated from the coding sequence GTGGGAATCCGGTATGCTTTTTCCCGGCCAACAGCGGGGACAGCGGAAGAGGAAGCGTTAATTCATGGCTATCAGGCGGCGGGCTACGAAGGCTTGCAGCTTAAATGGAATCAATATATGCCCCACGTGGAGGAGCCGGAGCGGTTTATAGAACGCTGGGGACAGCGGCCGGGCCTTGCTTCCGCGCTTATTACGGGAGGTACGCTGCTTAGCGATGACAGCAAGGAGGAGCTGCGCCGTATTTTCCGCTTTGGGAAGCAGGTGGGCACGGAGCTGATCGTCTACTGTCACAGCGTCCCAAGGACGGGACTAGACAAGGAAGCTATCGCTGGCTTTGCGAGGCTGTTCGCGGAGCTGGGCAAGGAAGCGCAAAGCAGCGGACTCAAGCTGTCGCTGCATCATCATTATGATCAGCCGGTCATGCATCGGGCGGATTTTGATACCTTTTTCAGCGAGCTGCGGCCGGAGGACGGGGTTGGACTGACGGTCGATACGGCGCATATGGTGAAGTCAGGCATTACCGATGTGGCGGAGGTTATTCGCAGCTTTGCGCCATTCATCAATAATTTTCATATGAAGGATTTTGCGGCTGGCGAATATCGGATTTTAGGAGAGGGCTCGATTGATTTTCAGCCGATTATGACGGAAGTACAGCGTATAGGCTACGAGGGCTGGATGTCGGCGGATGAGGAAAGCGGCGGTGAGATAGTGATGGGCATGCAGCAATGCTTGCCATTCATGAAATCAGGTATGGGGAGAGTGGCGGAATGA
- a CDS encoding Gfo/Idh/MocA family oxidoreductase: MKKYKIGFVGAGAVTRLHLRGYANHQDRVEVVAICDPSEAAVQERADEFGIEGRYTDLAEMLAHSGLDAAVVCTPSTIRGSIMRPLLEAGIPVFLEKPFADTFAEAQQIAELAKQLNVPVCINQNFRKHHPFDFIRDLVKSGAIGKLESIQYDSLFYRQDAGWRVHTQRHALSVMAIHWFDGMRRIADAKAASIYCSAYSSKAVDCLGETDATVLMTFDNGVRAHFTQSFSSPFHKNDLVVLGSEGVLSTSSNTIGLYRRDPSGAPNWNPQPVQTWEHALPIEEAIFDGLNQLLVWLETGVEAENSAFDNLHTVSLLAGAYESAKDNQVVAFQEGLLG, translated from the coding sequence ATGAAAAAATATAAAATTGGATTTGTCGGTGCAGGGGCTGTCACGCGGCTGCATTTGAGAGGCTATGCCAATCACCAGGATCGCGTAGAGGTTGTTGCGATTTGCGACCCAAGCGAAGCGGCCGTTCAGGAGCGGGCGGATGAGTTCGGCATTGAGGGAAGATACACTGATCTTGCGGAAATGCTGGCGCATAGCGGGCTAGATGCCGCAGTGGTCTGTACGCCTTCGACGATACGTGGAAGCATCATGCGGCCGCTGCTGGAAGCGGGCATTCCGGTTTTTCTGGAAAAGCCTTTCGCCGACACGTTTGCCGAGGCGCAGCAAATAGCAGAGCTTGCCAAGCAGCTGAACGTTCCAGTGTGCATTAATCAAAATTTCCGCAAGCATCATCCATTTGATTTTATTCGCGATTTGGTCAAGTCAGGCGCCATCGGCAAGCTGGAGTCGATTCAATATGATTCCTTGTTCTATCGGCAGGATGCAGGCTGGCGAGTACATACGCAGCGTCACGCCTTATCCGTCATGGCCATTCATTGGTTTGATGGTATGCGCCGAATTGCGGATGCCAAGGCGGCTTCCATTTATTGCAGTGCCTACTCCTCGAAGGCGGTCGATTGTTTAGGGGAGACGGATGCAACCGTGCTGATGACGTTTGACAACGGCGTGCGCGCCCATTTTACCCAAAGCTTCTCCAGTCCGTTTCATAAAAATGATCTCGTCGTGCTTGGCAGCGAAGGCGTGCTCAGCACTTCATCCAATACGATTGGGCTGTATCGCCGCGACCCGAGCGGAGCGCCGAACTGGAATCCGCAGCCGGTGCAGACATGGGAGCACGCGCTGCCGATTGAGGAGGCGATATTTGACGGCCTCAATCAGCTGCTCGTCTGGCTGGAGACTGGCGTGGAAGCCGAAAATAGTGCGTTTGACAATTTGCATACGGTTTCATTGCTGGCTGGGGCATACGAGTCGGCAAAGGATAATCAGGTCGTTGCCTTTCAGGAAGGACTGCTAGGGTAG
- a CDS encoding AraC family transcriptional regulator — MDDEVTLSPWIQNVRFLPAIDWNIKFFGAHEQRVDKHWQMPLESHIGFEMIFIQEGAQETIIGESKYQLGAGDFLLIPPGFKHKSRCVSEEGMAYFCAHFNVDDPAFRQEMIRNGRLLFPAGSADSERLLPILNPWIAMLRRGGGYTTADRFRLQADLFELFGLLVSTICLPEEELAAMPPASVQYAKAIAEAIKGNFDPHKLPGESVAESAFRIEEIMGSLGISPGYGLEVFRKVYGLSPRQFLSELKLQEAKVLIRQPELSLKEIGLRLGYSQLSHFSRQFKRWTGMSPLHYRQQHFQQ, encoded by the coding sequence ATGGATGATGAAGTGACACTCTCGCCGTGGATTCAAAATGTGCGCTTTCTGCCTGCCATCGACTGGAACATTAAGTTTTTCGGCGCACATGAACAGCGTGTAGACAAGCATTGGCAGATGCCGCTGGAATCCCATATTGGCTTTGAAATGATTTTTATTCAGGAGGGTGCGCAGGAAACGATCATTGGCGAAAGCAAATATCAGCTGGGTGCCGGCGACTTTCTGCTTATTCCCCCCGGCTTTAAGCATAAGAGCCGCTGCGTTTCGGAGGAGGGCATGGCTTATTTTTGCGCCCACTTTAATGTGGATGATCCGGCTTTTCGCCAAGAAATGATTCGTAATGGCCGCCTGCTGTTTCCCGCGGGAAGCGCTGATTCTGAGCGCCTGCTGCCTATTTTGAATCCATGGATTGCGATGCTTAGGCGGGGCGGCGGCTATACGACGGCGGATCGCTTTCGGCTGCAAGCGGATTTGTTTGAGCTGTTCGGACTATTAGTCAGTACGATCTGTTTGCCGGAGGAGGAGCTGGCAGCTATGCCACCAGCATCCGTTCAATATGCCAAAGCGATTGCCGAGGCGATCAAGGGGAACTTTGACCCGCATAAGCTTCCTGGGGAGTCGGTGGCGGAGAGCGCCTTTCGCATTGAAGAGATTATGGGCTCGCTGGGCATCAGCCCCGGCTATGGGCTTGAAGTGTTTCGCAAAGTGTATGGGCTGTCGCCACGGCAGTTTTTATCTGAGCTCAAGCTTCAGGAGGCTAAGGTGCTCATTCGCCAGCCTGAGCTGTCGCTGAAGGAAATTGGTTTGCGGCTGGGCTATTCCCAGCTGTCGCATTTCAGCAGGCAATTCAAACGCTGGACCGGCATGAGCCCGCTCCATTACCGCCAGCAGCATTTTCAGCAGTAA
- a CDS encoding glycoside hydrolase family 30 protein, whose product MGQTAKWFSSTQTASWTEKSTESRAFSPALSNLAITESVYQTVEGFGGCFNELGFTALSHLSEEERAAVMHELFHPEGEQRFSICRMPIGASDYALEWYSLNETDGDVAMEHFSIERDRKYLIPYIKEALALNPELKLFASPWSPPTWMKTPKAYNYGTLRWEKEILEAYALYFVKFVQAYQEEGITIHQVHVQNEVVADQKFPSCVWTGEQLREFIRDYLGPAFKQHGLDTEIWLGTINAPDPWLELMKGTTNDYDAYAGLVLSDPEAYKYIKGVGYQWAGKYAIARTSQSYPELRYMQTENECGDGKNTWAYAKYVFHLYQHYFSNGVNSYIYWNMALEPKGRSTWGWEQNAMITVEPDAKRAINNPEYYVMKHFSHFVAPGSQRIGLQGPWSGHAIAFKREDGSRVIVITNPYTDTRELRLSDGEAEHAFELEPESFHTIVLA is encoded by the coding sequence ATGGGACAAACGGCAAAATGGTTTTCAAGCACACAAACAGCGAGCTGGACGGAGAAAAGCACGGAATCACGCGCCTTTTCACCTGCTCTATCTAACTTGGCGATAACTGAAAGCGTATACCAAACGGTGGAGGGCTTTGGCGGCTGCTTCAATGAGCTGGGCTTCACTGCACTGAGCCACTTATCGGAGGAAGAACGTGCTGCGGTCATGCACGAGCTGTTCCATCCAGAAGGCGAGCAGCGCTTCAGCATTTGCCGCATGCCTATTGGAGCCAGCGACTACGCACTGGAGTGGTACAGCTTGAACGAAACGGACGGGGATGTGGCGATGGAGCATTTTTCCATTGAACGCGACCGCAAGTATTTGATTCCTTATATAAAAGAAGCGCTGGCGCTCAATCCGGAGCTGAAGCTGTTCGCTTCGCCATGGAGTCCGCCGACGTGGATGAAGACGCCGAAGGCTTATAATTACGGAACGCTGCGCTGGGAGAAGGAAATTCTCGAAGCCTATGCGCTGTATTTCGTCAAGTTCGTTCAGGCTTACCAAGAGGAAGGCATTACGATCCATCAGGTCCATGTGCAAAATGAAGTGGTTGCCGATCAAAAGTTTCCTTCCTGCGTATGGACGGGCGAGCAGCTTAGGGAGTTCATCCGCGATTATTTAGGACCTGCCTTCAAGCAGCATGGGCTGGACACGGAAATTTGGCTCGGAACGATTAATGCCCCCGACCCATGGCTGGAGCTGATGAAAGGGACAACGAACGATTATGACGCTTATGCAGGTCTCGTACTGAGCGACCCTGAAGCTTATAAATATATTAAAGGCGTCGGCTATCAATGGGCAGGCAAATATGCAATCGCCCGGACGTCGCAGAGCTACCCGGAGCTGCGTTATATGCAGACGGAAAATGAATGCGGAGATGGCAAAAACACATGGGCGTATGCCAAATATGTGTTCCATCTGTACCAGCATTATTTCAGCAACGGCGTGAACAGCTATATTTACTGGAATATGGCGTTGGAGCCGAAAGGACGCAGCACATGGGGCTGGGAGCAAAATGCCATGATCACAGTTGAACCGGATGCGAAGCGGGCGATAAACAATCCGGAATATTACGTGATGAAGCATTTCAGCCATTTTGTGGCACCAGGCTCGCAGCGTATTGGGCTGCAAGGTCCGTGGAGCGGCCATGCCATAGCTTTCAAACGTGAAGACGGCTCGAGAGTCATCGTGATCACGAATCCTTACACGGATACAAGAGAGCTAAGGCTGTCCGATGGCGAAGCAGAGCATGCTTTTGAGCTGGAGCCGGAATCCTTTCACACGATTGTACTTGCATAA